Proteins from a genomic interval of Kitasatospora herbaricolor:
- a CDS encoding OsmC family protein codes for MTAAPAAPGAAADSPDTTTAAPEFVRSAAVLATSTGEDYRVDIRSGRHHLTADEPASAGGGDTATTPVGLLLSALGSCTAITLRMYAQRKQWPLETVRVHLGYEKGSDRSARITRRIDLVGDLDEAQRARLLDIAERTPVTLAVAGATPVVAARSKGADQA; via the coding sequence GTGACCGCCGCCCCGGCCGCCCCCGGCGCGGCCGCCGACTCCCCCGACACCACCACCGCCGCACCGGAGTTCGTCCGGTCCGCCGCCGTCCTGGCCACCAGCACGGGCGAGGACTACCGCGTGGACATCCGCTCCGGCCGGCACCACCTGACCGCCGACGAGCCGGCCTCGGCCGGCGGCGGCGACACCGCCACCACGCCGGTCGGCCTGCTGCTGTCCGCGCTCGGCTCCTGCACCGCGATCACGCTGCGGATGTACGCGCAGCGCAAGCAGTGGCCGCTGGAGACCGTCCGGGTGCACCTGGGCTACGAGAAGGGATCCGACCGGTCGGCGCGCATCACCCGCCGCATCGACCTGGTCGGCGATCTGGACGAGGCGCAGCGCGCCCGGCTCCTGGACATCGCCGAACGGACGCCCGTCACCCTGGCCGTGGCCGGCGCCACGCCCGTGGTCGCGGCCCGCAGCAAGGGAGCCGATCAGGCATGA
- a CDS encoding GNAT family N-acetyltransferase, producing the protein MTTTVTDNPDRSRFEITEDGELAGFAEYFRHENELAFIHTEIDPAFAGRGLAGVLARAALDAARERGADVLPYCPFIRGWLTKHPDYVDLVPQAQRTRFGL; encoded by the coding sequence ATGACGACCACCGTCACGGACAACCCCGACCGTTCGCGGTTCGAGATCACGGAGGACGGCGAACTCGCCGGCTTCGCCGAGTACTTCCGGCACGAGAACGAACTGGCCTTCATCCACACCGAGATCGACCCCGCGTTCGCGGGGCGCGGTCTCGCCGGCGTGCTGGCCCGCGCCGCCCTCGACGCCGCCCGGGAGCGGGGCGCGGACGTGCTCCCGTACTGCCCCTTCATCCGCGGCTGGCTGACCAAGCACCCGGACTACGTCGACCTGGTCCCCCAGGCCCAGCGCACCCGCTTCGGCCTGTGA
- a CDS encoding alkaline phosphatase D family protein, translating into MRNLSRRIFILGGLTTAGAAALQVGATAQPSAAATTPFPFTLGVASGEPDDNSVVLWTRLAPTPTNADGQGGMPNADVAVDWQLSTDQNFTTLVSSGTVTARYAQAHSVHVLAGGLAPDSEYYYRFRAQGFISSVGRTRTAPAQNTVGRDFTMAFASCAHYESGYYTAYRRMADDRPDLILHLGDYIYEGGAGTGGVRQHLGSEIVSLADYRRRYALYRTDPDLQAAHAIAPWLVVPDDHEVENNYADMVRADSSPVLTAAQWTARRTAAYQAYFENMPLRAAATPSGNSIQLYRRVRWGTLATFHMLDTRQFRDDQACGDGTKVCADADLANRSITGAAQEAWLLDGLGQHLSTWDLIGQQVFFARNVNSAGAMNMDAWDGYRASRTRIQQGIIDRAVRNPVVLTGDVHASWGNDLKADYADPSSATIGSELVCTSITSGGNGSATTTIPNGSLNPHLRFYSNQRGYVRTHVTPAQITADFRSVATVTEHGAAATTARTFVIHDGQPGLADA; encoded by the coding sequence ATGAGAAACCTCAGTCGCCGCATCTTCATCTTAGGCGGGCTCACCACCGCGGGCGCCGCCGCACTCCAGGTCGGGGCGACGGCTCAGCCGTCGGCCGCCGCCACCACGCCCTTCCCCTTCACGCTCGGCGTCGCCTCCGGGGAGCCGGACGACAACAGCGTGGTGCTCTGGACGCGTCTGGCTCCGACCCCGACCAACGCGGACGGCCAGGGCGGCATGCCCAACGCCGACGTCGCCGTCGACTGGCAGCTGTCGACCGACCAGAACTTCACCACCCTCGTCAGCTCCGGTACGGTCACCGCCCGCTACGCGCAGGCCCACTCCGTGCACGTGCTGGCGGGTGGACTCGCCCCGGACTCGGAGTACTACTACCGGTTCCGGGCCCAGGGGTTCATCTCCTCGGTGGGCCGGACCCGCACCGCACCGGCGCAGAACACGGTCGGGCGTGACTTCACGATGGCCTTCGCCTCGTGCGCCCACTACGAGAGCGGCTACTACACCGCCTACCGGCGGATGGCCGACGACCGCCCCGACCTGATCCTGCACCTGGGCGACTACATCTACGAGGGCGGCGCCGGCACCGGCGGGGTGCGCCAGCACCTCGGCAGCGAGATCGTGTCGCTGGCCGACTACCGCCGCCGCTACGCGCTCTACCGCACCGACCCGGACCTCCAGGCCGCGCACGCGATCGCGCCGTGGCTGGTGGTGCCGGACGACCACGAGGTGGAGAACAACTACGCCGACATGGTGCGCGCCGACAGCAGCCCCGTGCTGACGGCCGCGCAGTGGACGGCGCGACGCACCGCCGCGTACCAGGCGTACTTCGAGAACATGCCGCTGCGGGCCGCGGCGACGCCGTCCGGCAACAGCATCCAGCTCTACCGCCGGGTCCGCTGGGGCACCCTCGCCACCTTCCACATGCTCGACACCCGCCAGTTCCGCGACGACCAGGCCTGCGGCGACGGGACGAAGGTCTGCGCCGACGCCGACCTGGCGAACCGTTCGATCACCGGCGCGGCCCAGGAGGCGTGGCTGCTCGACGGACTCGGCCAGCACCTGAGCACCTGGGACCTCATCGGCCAGCAGGTCTTCTTCGCCCGCAACGTCAACTCCGCGGGCGCGATGAACATGGACGCCTGGGACGGGTACCGGGCCAGCCGGACGCGGATCCAGCAGGGCATCATCGACCGGGCCGTGCGCAACCCCGTCGTCCTCACCGGCGACGTGCACGCGTCCTGGGGCAACGACCTGAAGGCCGACTACGCCGACCCGTCCTCGGCGACGATCGGCTCCGAGCTGGTCTGCACATCCATCACCAGCGGCGGCAACGGAAGCGCCACCACGACGATCCCCAACGGATCGCTCAATCCGCACCTGCGCTTCTACTCCAACCAGCGCGGCTACGTCCGCACGCACGTCACGCCGGCGCAAATCACCGCCGACTTCAGGTCGGTGGCGACGGTGACCGAGCACGGCGCGGCGGCGACCACCGCCCGGACCTTTGTCATCCACGACGGACAGCCGGGGTTGGCCGATGCGTAA